AGCTCTCTGGCTCTCGCCACGACCGTCTCGAGTCCTAGGAGTCGGCCGAGCTGCCGAGCCGCTCCAGCGCAGGCCTCGGAGTACCCCCCTATGCCCAGCTCGAGGTGAATGAGGGAGACTTCGAGGCCCAGCTTATCGGAGAGCGAGGCCAGCGCGTGGGCGGCCACGGCGCTGTCCTTCCCGCCGGACACCGCCACGAGGACTCTCTCGCGCCTCCTCCCCGCTCCTATCGCGCGGCGCACGATCTTCTCGATTCTTCTCTGGACGCGCTCCACGTAGTGCTGAGCGCAGAGTGCTTCGCGCGAGGCGTCGTCCACGGCTACAGCCGCTGAGCCGCAGACGGAGCAGGGCCTCCTCACGGCTCGGCCCTCGGCCCGCTTTCCTCGGCCCGCTCTACCTCCATCGGCATGGATAGGAACGCCGCCAACGCTAAGACGGTCGCGGCTACGATAATCGGGGCTCCAATCAAGGTCACGACGAGGAGAGCTCCGATGAAGTACAACAGACCAGCCGTCGAGAAGAGCTTCACCCCTGTCGCCGCGGCCGCTCCATCGAGAGACTTCTTGAGGAGCCAGCCGGAGACGCTCAGCGACAGCCACAGAGCGACCAGCGCCGCCGCGGCCGCGCTGGCGGCCGCGATGATCGAGAGCGAGCGATCGTGCTTCGCGATATCGATGAGAGTCGCCAAGCCGAGAGAGAGGGCCGTGACGGCCCCCGCCGCCCCGACGGCCACGCCCGCTAGGAAGTCTCTGAGGATCCTCGGCCTACCCGACGCGTCGGACAAACGCTTTAGCGCCAAGCCGATGCAGAGCAGGCCGACTACTATCGAGATGACCCCCGAGGCCGCCGCGAGCAGGCTCAGGAGCATTAGCGACCCCAATAGCAGTAGCGCGGATCCCGCCACGCCTAGCGCTTTGGCCTCGCGGAGGCTCGAGCGAGCTCGGCTCACCTCTTCGCCCCCGGAGGGATCTCGGGCGAGCGGAGCTATATAGCGATGAGGGGCCCCCTTGGAGGCGTCAGAACGAAGCGCGGCACTTTGCTTTTAGTAAAGCTAACTTAATAGATAGATTTATTAAGGAGTGAGTTCGCATGACAACTAGGGCGAGCAGCTTGAGGTCCCCCGAAGTTCAGGAGGCCCTGCTCTCGGCCTTCGCCGGAGAGTCCATGGCTCAGTCCAGGTACAGAGCGTACGCCGAGGTGGCCAGGCGAGAGGGCTACGTCAACTTAGCGAGAATATTCGAGGGCATAGCCTTCGCCGAGCAGATCCACGCCAGGAACCACCTCGGAGCCTCGGAGCAGACCTCGTATCCTCAGAGAGCCTGCGCGGGGACTCCGACTAGGCTCGGCACGACGTCGAGTAACCTGGAGCTCGCCATAGCCGGAGAGCTCTACGAGGTAAACACAATGTACCCCTCCTTCATTGGCTTGGCGAGGGAGAGAGGCGACGAGGAGGCCGCGAGGACTTTCTCGCTTGCCCTCGAGGCCGAGAGGGTCCACGCGTCGATATACAAGTGGGCCAAAGAGCACGTCGACCGAGGGCAAGACGTCCCCCTCGAGGGAGTGTGGATCTGCGAGGGGTGCGGCCATACGCACCTCGGCAGGACCCCGCCGGCTAAGTGCCCCCTCTGCGGATCAGAGAGGTATCTTTCTTTCTAAAAATTTTAAAAATTTTTGTGTTATATGTCATCTACCGGCTCCCTGTAGGTAGGCCCTGGCCACGGGGCCCGTCACGGTATCGAATCACCGAGCCGTTGAGCTGCCCGTCGTCCAGGAAGTCTATCGTGTCGTAGATGACCTGCTTCACGTACCTCGGGTTGCGGACGAAGGCTCCTGGCTCGTGAGCGAACAGGTTGAGGTTGAAGCCGCTCCTAGCGCGTCTCTATCGGGCCAGGCGGTGAAGGCGTTAGCCGTGACGTGTTGAGCTGGATCTGGCGTCTTGTAGAAGCACGGATAGGCCCCAATGTTGTAGTAGATGCCCTTCCCGGCGAGGAGCTGCTCGACCACTTTCGGCGAGGCCTCGTAGCCTTTCACGGCGTCGTTTAGCGCGCTCAAGAGCTTCTGCTTGTCGGCGTGGCACTTGGAGCAAACCGTGTCGAAGGCCTTCACGTCGATTACTCCACCGGCGTCCTCCACTACGGCGATAAAGGTGCGATTGGCCCTCGGCATGTGGCAGGAGATGCAGGTGTTCTCGATGAGGGCGTGAGAGTTGAAGGTCGCGTAGGGCCTCCCCTCGTGCATCGGTTATCCGGGAGCGGGGTCGCAACGTTGCAGAGCAGGTAGATCTTGCCCGGATTCCTCAGCGCGTAGGTCCCGTCCTCGACTCTGTGACAGGTCCAGCAGTACAGCGGCCCCCTATTGCCTGCTCAGAAAGAGCGTGTTGTTGGCTGGGTTATAGGCGATGGGTTGTTTGCTCGGTTGGCGAAGCCCTTCCACGTGTGATGCTGCTGGCAGGCCGCTCTGGAGGGACCCTTGAAGTCATAGTCCACGAAGGCCGGCGCCCCATCCTCTGTCACCGCGACCGCGATGTTTCGTTCCTTAGCCTCCGGCAGGTACCTGCCGTGGGCCGAGCGGCCCCACTCGGCGAGCATCGGGGCAGCCCGAGGAACGAAGTGGCAGCCCCGCAACCTCACATTGGGTTTACATTCATCCCCTCTATTTCACTGGTTCTAGGGTCATCGAAACGCGGTGCGATCGCTGTCCTGAACATCGAGCTTATCCTCCACGGCCTTATCAATTGAGTTTCAGCCCCGGCGTCACGATGACCGTGGTCATCCTAAGCCCCGTCCTCGTAAAGGTTGCCGGGGTTACCGTCTCCTGTCAGGCCATGTAGGTAAATGCTCCAACCACTAGGAGCAGGACGGCGATCAGCGCCGAGAGGGCTCCTCTCCGCCGCGCTCTCCCCTTCTCCGATGACATGCGAACGCGTCATAACATAGAGACCTGTCCTGCGCCTCACCGAACGGCTAGTCCGCCCTCTCTCGATCACGATCAACGAGCGAGAGCTGCGAGAGGGGAGAAAAAGTTAGGGGCTTTCGGGCTCAGCGCCACCTGGCCAGCTCTACGAGATTATTGGGCCAGGGAGCCAGCGTGAATCTCTTGAGCCAGCTCTCGTCCACGTCGAGCCTCTTGTAAGTCTCGATGATTCTGTCCACGAGCTCCTTCGGTATTCTGCCCTGAGCGGCAGCCGGGCAGTCGAGGTCCAGGTAAGCTACCTTCTCTCTCCTCTCGATATCGTAGTAGAGCAGAATGGGCCAGGTCCTGCAATCATAGGGCCTCCTCGGGTAGATCGTGCACCAGCCGCGCTGATCCAAGAAGGGGCACTGCTTCCCGCGAGGCGATCCTAGGGTCCTGACTCTGCCCTCGGGGGTCTCGACCTCGTCCGAGAAATCGGCGAACTCGTGCTCCTCGTCCGGCAGGAGAACCGCGTAGAACCTCTTGCAGCAGTTCTCGCGACAATCTCTGCAGATCTCCCCGAAGTCTACGAAATCGAAATATTTCCTGAGGTCTCGCATACGCGGATTATGCGCTCCTCGAGGCGCTGATCGAGGGAGGGAGCGGGGGCATTAATTTGCGTTGTGGCGCGCCCGCCGAGCGAGCGTCTCAGAGCGGGGTGGCGAGCCTGGCTCTCCCCATAGCCGTTGGCCTGGTCAACGAGTCAGTGCTCAGCCTCGTCGCTCTGGCGACGCTATCCCGCGTATCGGTCGCGGCAGTCGCGGCGGCGGGAGCGGTGTCGTATCTCTTCGCGCTCCTCGGCGCTCTCTCGCAGGTCTTCATGAATGGCGTCATGGTGCTCGCCTCGCAGGCTCTCGGGGCTCGCAGAGAGGGCGTGGCGAGCAGAGTGATCGGGGAGACCCTGAGCTTCTCCACGGCGGCGTCCCTCCTCGTGGTGTGCTCGTCTCCCCTATGGCTCGAGGGCTATCTGTGGGTCGTATCGAGAGGAAACAGCGAGGTTGTCGACGTCGGGCTGAGGTACGCGTCGGCGAGGATCCTCTCGGCACCGGCCACGATGGTCGGCTCCGTGTTGAGCGCGGCCTACAGGTGCGGCGGCAGGCCCTGGCCCGCGGCGCTGAGCTCCGTCGTCTCCGCTGCCGCGGGATCGATCCTGATCCCCGGCCTAGCGCTCGGGTGGGCCGGGCTCGAGCCCATGGGGGCGCTCGGCGCGGGCCTGGGAGCATCGCTCGCGAGCTACGTCGGTCTGGCCTCCTACGCTCTCTTCGAGCCGCCGATTCCGATCAGGCCCTCGATTAGGCCGGGCAGGCTAGCCCTCGCCGCGGTGGCGACAGGATCTCCCCTCGCGGCCGAGAGGCTCGCGGCAAGCGCGGCTCAGAACGTCTATATCAATGCCGTGGCGCGGGGGGGCACCGAGGCTCTGGCGGCTCACAACATAGGCGTGACCGTGGAGATGCTGATCATCCAGCCGAGCTTCGCCGTGGGCCTGGCGACGCTCATCGAGGCTGGGCGAGCGGTGGGAGCCGCGAGTCCCGAGAGCGCCTCGAGAGTCGTCAGAGAAGGGGCCAAGATCGGGGTCGCGTGGATGGGCGCGGCCGCAGCGCTCTTGGCGTCTCTCTCGCCTCTCGTCGGGGGGATCTTCGTCGATGACCCCCTCGTCGAGAGGCTCACGATGATCTATCTGCTAATGGCGGCTGCCAGCGAGGTCGGTCTCGGTCTCAGCTCCGCGATCTTCGGGGCGATCCGTGGAATGGGCAGAGTAGAGCTTCCCACTTTGATAACGATCGCGTCGGTGGTGCTATTGAGAGCTCTGCCTGCGCAGATCCTAGCAGCGAGCCACGGAGCTCCCGGGGCGTGGGCTACTCAGATAACGGACTGCTATGGGCGAGCTCTGCTCGGCTTAGCCGCCTGGAGGCTGCTGGGCACCGGGAGGCTCGCTAGGAAGCTGGTGGAGGGGCCGGGGACGCCTAGTCCACCGTCGTGAAGCCTACGTCCTCGACGAGCAGGTAGGGGCAGAGCGTCGGTATGTCGGCGTCCCACCACTCTATGGGCCACCGCTCAACCGTGGCGCCTCTTATCTTAGAGAGGAGACCTGGTAGCGTGTCAACGATCCTCGCCCTCTCGATCAATCCAGCGAGCTCGCCACTCTTCACGTATATCAGCGCGTCTCTCGTCACGGTGCTGAAGCTGCCCTCGATCGCGTTCTGGATCCTGGTGTACCAGTTGTTCGTCACGATAAGCCCCTCGCGCATTTCCCTCACAGCCTCCTCGAGCTCCCAATCGCCGGGAGCCACCTCGAGGTTCCAAGGCCTCGGCTCGATCCAGCCGGCGTTCGCCGTCGACCTCGCTCCCCGCTTGGCCGCCGTCCTAAAGTTGTGCAACAGGCTCCTCAGGGTCCCTCTCTCAATGATCGGCTTATCGCGCGTGGCGAGCCCCTCGTCATCGAACGAGGCTGCGTTCGGAAGATCGGCGTTCCTCGGGGCATCGATGAGCGTGAACTCCTCGCTCGCCACGACGTCGCCCGGGCTTCGATCAGCGAGAAAGCTGAAGCCGAGGTCGATCGCCAGAGCGCTCGCTGCCCCCGCCACGTAGTTGACGAGGTTCGCCACGACCATCGGAGACAGGAGCGCCGTCTTCCTGCCGGGCTCGACGCCGACGCGCGGTAGGGCGAGGCGCGAGAGCTCCAGAGCTCTCTCGAGCGATCTCTCGAGCAACTTCTCGTTCAGCTTGGTCGAGGTGAAGGCCCACTGCCCGCTGCACTTCTCCCCGAAGATCCTGAAGTAGCCGCCGAAGAACGTGCGGATATCCTCGCCCTCGAAGCCTCTCGAAGTGAGGAGGGCCCTCCTGACGATCCCGGCCTTCACCATGCCCGAGGCGCCGGACTCCCCGGCTCGCGCCGTCCCGAACACCAACTCGACGAGCTTCTTCGGCTCGCTCAGGACCTCCTCGACGCGGCCATCAAACGAGTCCCTCAGAGGCTCGTGGCGCTCAGGCTCCGGGAGCTCGACTCCGTAAAGTGACGGCTCCAGGAGCTCGATTTCTCTGGCCGTCTCCGAGGCCGCTCGCGCCACCTCCTCCGGGTCGGAGGAATCGACGAATAGCACAGCGAGCCTGCCGCTCCTTCCAACGTAGAGGCCAACCGAGGTCCTTCTCCAGCTCTGAGCCACGCTGGGCTCCCCATCATATAGCTTCACCATCAGGCCGTCGATCTCCAAGACTAAGACCGCAACCTCATCGGCCACTTCGCGCAGAGAGCTCAGAATCTTCTCGCCGAGCCGCAGCGGCTCGCTCAACGAGGCTTCACGCAAATGCCCTCACCCTGACTCCTCTCACTCTGGCGTGCGGTCCTCCGGCCCATATCGGGACGCCCTGACTCGGCTCGCCCTTCCCGCACACCCCGGCGTGGAACTCAAGCTCTCGGCCCAGGGCATCTA
The Fervidicoccaceae archaeon genome window above contains:
- a CDS encoding DUF996 domain-containing protein, producing the protein MSRARSSLREAKALGVAGSALLLLGSLMLLSLLAAASGVISIVVGLLCIGLALKRLSDASGRPRILRDFLAGVAVGAAGAVTALSLGLATLIDIAKHDRSLSIIAAASAAAAALVALWLSLSVSGWLLKKSLDGAAAATGVKLFSTAGLLYFIGALLVVTLIGAPIIVAATVLALAAFLSMPMEVERAEESGPRAEP
- a CDS encoding rubrerythrin family protein — protein: MTTRASSLRSPEVQEALLSAFAGESMAQSRYRAYAEVARREGYVNLARIFEGIAFAEQIHARNHLGASEQTSYPQRACAGTPTRLGTTSSNLELAIAGELYEVNTMYPSFIGLARERGDEEAARTFSLALEAERVHASIYKWAKEHVDRGQDVPLEGVWICEGCGHTHLGRTPPAKCPLCGSERYLSF
- a CDS encoding YkgJ family cysteine cluster protein; amino-acid sequence: MRDLRKYFDFVDFGEICRDCRENCCKRFYAVLLPDEEHEFADFSDEVETPEGRVRTLGSPRGKQCPFLDQRGWCTIYPRRPYDCRTWPILLYYDIERREKVAYLDLDCPAAAQGRIPKELVDRIIETYKRLDVDESWLKRFTLAPWPNNLVELARWR
- a CDS encoding MATE family efflux transporter, producing the protein MASLALPIAVGLVNESVLSLVALATLSRVSVAAVAAAGAVSYLFALLGALSQVFMNGVMVLASQALGARREGVASRVIGETLSFSTAASLLVVCSSPLWLEGYLWVVSRGNSEVVDVGLRYASARILSAPATMVGSVLSAAYRCGGRPWPAALSSVVSAAAGSILIPGLALGWAGLEPMGALGAGLGASLASYVGLASYALFEPPIPIRPSIRPGRLALAAVATGSPLAAERLAASAAQNVYINAVARGGTEALAAHNIGVTVEMLIIQPSFAVGLATLIEAGRAVGAASPESASRVVREGAKIGVAWMGAAAALLASLSPLVGGIFVDDPLVERLTMIYLLMAAASEVGLGLSSAIFGAIRGMGRVELPTLITIASVVLLRALPAQILAASHGAPGAWATQITDCYGRALLGLAAWRLLGTGRLARKLVEGPGTPSPPS
- a CDS encoding TldD/PmbA family protein, whose protein sequence is MSEPLRLGEKILSSLREVADEVAVLVLEIDGLMVKLYDGEPSVAQSWRRTSVGLYVGRSGRLAVLFVDSSDPEEVARAASETAREIELLEPSLYGVELPEPERHEPLRDSFDGRVEEVLSEPKKLVELVFGTARAGESGASGMVKAGIVRRALLTSRGFEGEDIRTFFGGYFRIFGEKCSGQWAFTSTKLNEKLLERSLERALELSRLALPRVGVEPGRKTALLSPMVVANLVNYVAGAASALAIDLGFSFLADRSPGDVVASEEFTLIDAPRNADLPNAASFDDEGLATRDKPIIERGTLRSLLHNFRTAAKRGARSTANAGWIEPRPWNLEVAPGDWELEEAVREMREGLIVTNNWYTRIQNAIEGSFSTVTRDALIYVKSGELAGLIERARIVDTLPGLLSKIRGATVERWPIEWWDADIPTLCPYLLVEDVGFTTVD